A section of the Methanoregula formicica SMSP genome encodes:
- a CDS encoding 50S ribosomal protein L32e: protein MATEVKRLIRVRVEKGARFKRDGYGKKRQLSDSWRKPRGQHNKQREQKKAKGALPKPGFGSPVAVRGMHPSGFFEVLVSSVKELEGLDSKTQAVRISATVGDKKRVALQEAALAAGLKVLNARTVKAKAKKAPAKKEEAKGEGKQKKEEKKPAASKAKAPAKKEVKKEKPAPKAEEKKAPAKKAAAKPKAEEKAAPAKKPAAKPKAEKPAGAKPEKKAPAKKPAKSGVKKNE from the coding sequence ATGGCAACAGAAGTGAAACGGTTAATCCGGGTACGCGTTGAGAAGGGTGCACGCTTCAAGCGCGACGGATACGGCAAGAAACGCCAGCTCTCCGATTCATGGAGAAAGCCCCGCGGCCAGCACAACAAGCAGAGGGAGCAGAAGAAGGCAAAGGGTGCCCTGCCCAAGCCGGGATTCGGGAGCCCTGTGGCCGTACGCGGCATGCACCCGAGCGGATTTTTTGAGGTGCTTGTCTCCTCGGTAAAGGAACTCGAGGGGCTCGACTCCAAGACCCAGGCGGTCAGGATCTCTGCAACCGTCGGCGACAAAAAACGCGTTGCCCTTCAGGAAGCAGCACTTGCTGCCGGCCTTAAGGTGCTCAACGCCCGCACGGTGAAGGCCAAGGCAAAGAAGGCACCGGCCAAGAAGGAAGAAGCCAAGGGCGAGGGCAAGCAGAAGAAAGAAGAGAAGAAGCCCGCAGCATCCAAGGCAAAGGCTCCTGCAAAGAAGGAAGTTAAGAAGGAGAAGCCGGCACCCAAGGCTGAAGAGAAGAAGGCACCGGCAAAGAAAGCAGCAGCAAAGCCCAAGGCAGAGGAGAAGGCAGCACCGGCAAAGAAGCCTGCTGCAAAGCCCAAGGCAGAAAAACCTGCCGGGGCAAAGCCCGAGAAGAAGGCACCTGCCAAGAAGCCTGCAAAGTCCGGGGTGAAGAAGAATGAGTGA